The Neobacillus sp. OS1-2 genome includes a window with the following:
- a CDS encoding 4Fe-4S dicluster domain-containing protein has translation MSKYVKYVDVTKCDGCRACMVACKNWNDLPAEPTDFLGSVQSHAKTTADTWNVLQFIEHENGKGDLEYLFRHSSCFHCTDAACEKVCPENAISYTKYGTVVIDQDTCVGCGYCVQNCPFEVISLKEYKDKNGKEYRKAHKCTMCTDRIDEGLQPACVTTCHTGAMEFGDQDAMIKKAEQRVKEIKGRYPNAQVYNPQGVGGTHTIYVLAERPSVYGLPENPKVPTSAVVWKDYAQPIGKAMIGATTMAVVGAFVANKFFSKKANDEDENGGGGHE, from the coding sequence ATGAGTAAGTATGTAAAATATGTCGATGTAACAAAGTGCGATGGCTGCCGCGCGTGTATGGTCGCCTGTAAAAACTGGAATGATCTCCCGGCAGAGCCGACAGATTTCCTTGGCAGTGTCCAATCACATGCGAAAACAACAGCGGATACATGGAATGTTCTTCAGTTTATTGAACACGAGAATGGAAAAGGTGATTTAGAATACCTTTTCCGCCATTCCTCCTGCTTCCATTGTACAGATGCCGCCTGTGAAAAGGTGTGTCCGGAAAATGCCATCAGCTATACGAAGTATGGAACGGTTGTCATTGATCAAGATACCTGCGTAGGCTGCGGCTATTGCGTGCAGAACTGTCCGTTTGAGGTAATTTCCTTGAAGGAATATAAGGATAAGAACGGAAAAGAGTATCGCAAGGCGCATAAGTGCACCATGTGTACCGACCGAATCGACGAGGGCTTACAGCCAGCCTGCGTAACGACTTGTCATACTGGCGCAATGGAGTTTGGCGACCAAGATGCGATGATCAAAAAGGCAGAACAGCGTGTGAAGGAAATCAAGGGCCGTTATCCAAATGCTCAAGTGTATAATCCGCAAGGTGTTGGCGGTACACATACAATTTATGTATTAGCAGAGCGGCCATCTGTATATGGTTTGCCTGAAAACCCTAAAGTGCCAACATCAGCCGTTGTCTGGAAAGACTATGCCCAGCCAATCGGCAAGGCCATGATTGGGGCAACCACCATGGCAGTTGTCGGCGCATTTGTTGCCAATAAGTTTTTTAGTAAAAAAGCGAATGACGAGGACGAAAATGGAGGTGGCGGCCATGAGTAA
- the fdnG gene encoding formate dehydrogenase-N subunit alpha yields MNLNRRQFLKLSGATAATLAVVELGFNEKKAYAKTKEFKIAKSTVTPTICCYCGVGCGILVHTKDNTVVYTEGDPDNPINEGKLCSKGTTLRQLYTSEKRLTKPLYRAPGSNKWEEKDWEWMLDTIAKRTKETRDKSFVEVENGITVNKTERIASLGGAALDNEETYLLAKLMRGLGVTYLEHQARIUHSSTVAGLAPTFGRGAMTNHWNDLQHTDCALIIGANPAENHPISFRWLTKARENGGKIVSVDPRFTRTSAQADVYAALRSGTDIPFIGGMINYALENNLVHKEYVAKYTNASFIVKEGYDFNDGLFSGYDEAKRAYDKTKWALETTEDGKPVVDESLEHPRSVFQLMKKHYSRYDVKTVTTVTGTAQEDYLKVCKTFCETGKVGKSGTIMYAMGTTQHTVGSQNVRIYAILQLLLGNIGIPGGGINAMRGESNVQGSTDFGLLFDNLTGYLGAPKATVPEHATLKGYLEKETPKTGYWSNKPKFVVSLLKSWYGANATAENEFGYQFLPKGNKNYSHINLFKAMYDGGLDGTFLFGTNPVVGGPNAGKEKEALGKLKWMVAIDLWETETSAFWQKEAGSDPAKINTEVFLLPASASFEKEGSISNSSRWMQYRWKAIDSRGEARPDLDIIHELALKLKKLYANSPKSADRPFLALDWNYGTGAEPDIDLVAKEINGYDLKTGKLISGFGALLDDGSTSSGNWIYSGFYPEEGKNKSKNRDNKDLGGEHYLNWSYAWPMNRRILYNRASADPSGKPWSKDKAVIWWDDAQKKWVGNDVPDFKAVTAPTEPGGTGAFMMNKDGVALLFAPTLNDGPFPEHYEPFESPVPNAFSGQEMNPATVIMEGDFNKKGFKVDYPIVATTYRLSEHWQSGSMTRNQEWLSELAGHMFVELSEDLAKEKGIKNKDKIIVSSARGEIKAYAMVTKRYKPFTVRGKKVHQIGMPWHFGYKGFATGDTANRLTPHIGDANTMIPEYKAFLCNVRRADV; encoded by the coding sequence ATGAACTTAAATCGCCGGCAATTTTTAAAACTATCGGGCGCTACTGCCGCAACGCTTGCAGTTGTCGAACTTGGTTTTAACGAGAAAAAGGCCTATGCGAAAACAAAAGAATTTAAAATTGCCAAATCTACTGTAACACCAACCATTTGCTGCTACTGTGGTGTCGGATGTGGAATCCTTGTCCACACCAAAGACAATACCGTGGTTTATACGGAAGGGGATCCGGATAATCCAATTAACGAAGGAAAGCTATGCAGTAAGGGTACAACACTAAGACAGTTGTACACCTCAGAAAAACGCTTAACAAAACCGCTTTACCGTGCTCCTGGAAGCAATAAGTGGGAGGAAAAGGATTGGGAATGGATGCTTGATACCATTGCCAAGCGTACAAAAGAAACACGTGACAAATCATTTGTTGAAGTAGAAAACGGCATTACCGTTAATAAAACAGAGAGAATTGCCAGCTTAGGCGGCGCAGCACTTGATAATGAAGAAACGTATTTGCTCGCGAAACTAATGAGAGGGCTTGGTGTCACCTACTTAGAGCACCAGGCACGAATATGACATAGTTCAACGGTTGCCGGTCTGGCACCTACATTTGGTCGTGGAGCAATGACTAACCATTGGAATGATCTGCAGCATACCGATTGTGCGTTGATTATCGGCGCAAACCCTGCGGAAAACCATCCAATCAGCTTTAGATGGTTGACAAAAGCAAGGGAAAACGGCGGCAAAATTGTGTCCGTTGACCCGCGGTTTACTAGAACATCGGCACAAGCTGACGTTTACGCAGCACTCCGCTCCGGTACGGATATCCCGTTTATCGGCGGAATGATTAATTATGCGCTTGAAAACAATCTCGTCCACAAGGAGTATGTGGCTAAATATACAAACGCTTCCTTTATTGTGAAAGAAGGCTATGACTTTAATGATGGTCTTTTCTCAGGCTATGACGAAGCGAAACGAGCATACGATAAAACTAAATGGGCGCTTGAAACAACGGAAGATGGCAAGCCTGTCGTCGATGAATCCTTGGAGCATCCGCGTTCCGTGTTCCAATTAATGAAAAAGCACTATTCCCGTTATGATGTAAAAACAGTTACCACGGTGACTGGAACAGCACAGGAAGACTATCTAAAGGTTTGTAAAACATTCTGTGAAACAGGTAAGGTTGGAAAGTCCGGTACCATCATGTATGCAATGGGAACAACCCAGCATACAGTCGGTTCCCAAAACGTCCGTATTTATGCCATCCTGCAGCTGTTGTTAGGAAATATCGGAATCCCAGGCGGCGGCATCAATGCCATGCGCGGTGAATCCAATGTGCAAGGCTCAACAGACTTTGGTTTATTATTCGATAACCTAACAGGCTACCTGGGTGCACCAAAAGCTACGGTTCCGGAGCATGCCACCCTTAAAGGCTATTTGGAAAAAGAAACGCCAAAAACAGGGTATTGGAGCAATAAACCAAAATTCGTTGTCAGCTTGCTGAAATCTTGGTATGGCGCAAATGCTACAGCCGAAAATGAATTTGGCTATCAATTTTTACCAAAGGGAAATAAAAACTATTCCCATATCAATCTCTTTAAAGCGATGTACGATGGTGGGCTTGATGGCACCTTCCTGTTTGGAACAAACCCGGTTGTCGGCGGTCCGAACGCTGGTAAGGAAAAAGAGGCTCTTGGAAAACTGAAATGGATGGTAGCGATTGATCTTTGGGAGACAGAAACATCGGCATTCTGGCAAAAAGAAGCCGGCAGTGATCCAGCGAAGATTAATACGGAAGTATTCCTACTGCCAGCGAGTGCTTCTTTTGAAAAGGAAGGCAGTATTTCCAACAGCTCACGCTGGATGCAATACCGCTGGAAGGCAATTGATTCCAGAGGCGAAGCAAGACCCGATCTCGATATCATCCATGAACTTGCCTTAAAACTGAAAAAACTATACGCCAACAGTCCAAAATCAGCGGATCGACCATTCTTAGCGCTTGATTGGAATTACGGTACCGGAGCAGAACCGGATATTGATCTTGTGGCCAAAGAAATCAATGGCTACGATTTGAAAACAGGTAAACTAATCTCCGGTTTTGGGGCCCTATTAGATGACGGTTCGACGTCAAGCGGTAACTGGATTTATTCTGGTTTCTATCCTGAAGAAGGCAAAAATAAATCGAAGAACCGTGATAACAAGGATCTAGGCGGCGAGCATTATTTGAACTGGTCCTATGCATGGCCAATGAACCGCCGCATTCTTTATAACCGTGCCTCTGCCGATCCAAGCGGCAAGCCATGGAGCAAGGATAAGGCTGTTATTTGGTGGGATGATGCCCAGAAGAAATGGGTTGGTAATGATGTCCCAGACTTTAAGGCCGTAACTGCACCAACTGAACCCGGTGGTACGGGTGCCTTTATGATGAATAAAGACGGTGTGGCATTATTGTTTGCACCAACTTTAAACGACGGACCGTTCCCAGAACACTATGAGCCATTTGAAAGCCCTGTTCCAAATGCTTTCTCTGGACAGGAAATGAACCCGGCAACTGTGATTATGGAAGGAGACTTTAATAAAAAGGGTTTCAAGGTGGACTATCCGATCGTGGCCACAACCTACCGTTTAAGTGAACACTGGCAGTCCGGCTCGATGACAAGAAACCAAGAATGGCTTTCAGAGCTTGCTGGTCATATGTTTGTGGAATTAAGTGAAGATCTCGCAAAAGAAAAAGGCATCAAGAATAAAGACAAAATCATTGTCAGCTCGGCACGCGGCGAAATCAAGGCCTATGCAATGGTCACGAAACGCTATAAGCCATTTACAGTAAGAGGCAAAAAAGTGCACCAAATCGGAATGCCATGGCATTTTGGCTATAAAGGCTTTGCCACTGGGGATACAGCCAACCGTCTGACTCCACATATTGGGGATGCGAATACGATGATTCCTGAATATAAAGCATTCCTCTGTAACGTTAGGAGGGCTGACGTATGA
- the fdhD gene encoding formate dehydrogenase accessory sulfurtransferase FdhD, whose protein sequence is MNRKGCPDEYPISLLINGYEMAVFQLTKFDLEDWTYGYLFSEGFIEDASDISSILINEEMGSIHVSLSSHFDEEQVFSKKKHYTAGCGRGVTFFSMTDVKNFDKVTSGQTFKLSYLLKKRSEFAQNSRFYLETGGMHGACIIEEDGSITIREDIGRHNAVDKIIGHALKNRLQPERLILLTTGRVSYEMLSKAAKFGFPVIGSRTAATKQAVQLAKYLNIEVIGYLRGKMATVYTSAGRVENDVNIELAARDAVKGGIN, encoded by the coding sequence ATGAACCGCAAAGGGTGTCCTGATGAATATCCCATTTCGTTACTGATCAACGGGTATGAAATGGCTGTATTTCAGCTGACAAAATTCGACCTGGAGGACTGGACATACGGATATTTGTTTTCTGAAGGATTTATTGAGGACGCAAGTGATATATCGTCCATCCTAATCAACGAAGAAATGGGCAGCATCCATGTTTCATTAAGCTCCCATTTTGACGAGGAACAAGTATTTTCCAAGAAGAAGCATTATACAGCAGGATGTGGCAGGGGTGTCACCTTCTTTTCAATGACAGATGTGAAAAATTTCGACAAAGTGACTTCGGGTCAAACCTTCAAATTAAGCTATCTTTTAAAAAAGAGAAGTGAATTCGCCCAAAACTCACGTTTCTACCTTGAAACAGGCGGAATGCACGGGGCTTGTATTATTGAAGAAGACGGCTCCATTACTATCAGGGAAGATATTGGCCGTCATAATGCCGTCGATAAAATTATTGGTCATGCACTTAAAAATCGTTTACAGCCCGAAAGGTTAATCTTACTGACAACTGGCCGGGTTTCATATGAAATGCTCTCAAAGGCTGCGAAATTTGGCTTTCCTGTCATTGGCTCACGCACGGCCGCTACCAAGCAGGCTGTGCAGCTGGCAAAATACTTAAATATCGAGGTCATTGGCTATTTACGAGGGAAAATGGCTACTGTATATACCTCAGCAGGCAGAGTTGAAAACGATGTAAATATCGAGCTAGCCGCCCGAGATGCAGTGAAGGGGGGAATCAATTAA
- a CDS encoding YojF family protein — protein MQIVELERVQKAINDFANKDVYIHLETTNGAYASHHNQEFFSAGAYIRNALVRYELGKITGNGPHRVGLKLNLGWIYAEGITHFEIDEENHLLMAGHDHSGKLAVALEISTTPFE, from the coding sequence TTGCAGATTGTTGAGTTGGAACGTGTCCAGAAAGCGATTAATGACTTTGCTAATAAGGATGTCTACATTCACCTTGAAACCACAAACGGTGCCTATGCATCGCACCATAATCAAGAATTCTTTTCCGCGGGGGCTTATATCCGCAATGCACTTGTTCGATATGAGTTGGGGAAAATCACCGGAAATGGACCACATCGCGTGGGACTTAAACTAAATCTTGGCTGGATTTACGCTGAGGGGATTACCCACTTTGAAATTGACGAAGAAAATCATCTATTAATGGCGGGTCACGACCATAGTGGCAAGCTTGCCGTTGCCTTAGAGATCAGCACCACTCCATTTGAATAA
- the bshB2 gene encoding bacillithiol biosynthesis deacetylase BshB2, translating to MEKERHVLVVFPHPDDEAFGVSGTLATHVQNGTPVTYACLTLGEMGRNMGNPPFTNRENLPKIRKEELKAAASAIGIQDLRMLGFRDKTIEFEDEDYMTNTMLGILEEVNPSLVITFYPGYSVHPDHDATGAAVVRAVGKLPAAARPTLHCVAFSNNCIEELGEADIINDITPVADKKLAAIRAHRSQTEQMLAGMEEKLKNQDPQTMVWINNERFWTYKFTN from the coding sequence ATGGAAAAAGAACGCCATGTTTTAGTCGTTTTCCCGCATCCGGATGACGAGGCCTTTGGTGTCTCCGGAACCCTTGCGACCCATGTACAGAACGGAACTCCCGTCACCTATGCTTGTTTGACCCTAGGAGAAATGGGCCGCAATATGGGGAATCCCCCGTTTACCAATCGGGAAAACCTGCCGAAGATTAGAAAAGAAGAATTAAAGGCGGCCGCTAGTGCTATAGGAATTCAGGATCTGCGCATGCTTGGTTTCCGTGATAAAACGATTGAATTTGAAGATGAGGATTATATGACGAACACCATGCTCGGAATCCTTGAGGAGGTAAACCCTTCCCTCGTGATAACCTTTTATCCGGGCTATTCAGTTCACCCTGACCATGACGCCACCGGTGCGGCAGTCGTAAGGGCTGTCGGGAAGCTTCCTGCCGCCGCACGGCCAACCTTACACTGTGTCGCTTTCTCGAATAATTGTATCGAGGAGCTTGGAGAAGCAGATATTATTAACGATATCACCCCTGTTGCTGATAAAAAGCTCGCCGCGATTCGTGCCCACCGCTCGCAGACCGAGCAAATGCTAGCAGGCATGGAAGAGAAGCTGAAAAATCAAGACCCGCAAACAATGGTGTGGATCAATAACGAACGTTTTTGGACGTATAAGTTTACAAATTAA
- a CDS encoding Crp/Fnr family transcriptional regulator, which produces MNPADCLNDPHFSVYKGGKHADLLRKIVIFKDLSDKSLRVIEKRIKTFTFKKGKQMIAEDEAANGVYFVVSGAVKLTKQDENGNEIIVCIKQKGDIFAEACLFTRKTEFYPATATMLEDGEILFLDKHELEQDLYNYPELAMQLISYMSDTLREMTSQLRDVALLDVYAKTVKTLERLGNKFNTGQNRWEIEIPLTVQEFATVVGTTRESVSRVFSKLKKDGIIDMKSRKIIIRDWCSLCTLLHKEY; this is translated from the coding sequence ATGAATCCGGCAGATTGTCTAAATGATCCGCACTTTTCTGTCTATAAAGGGGGAAAGCATGCGGATTTACTAAGAAAGATTGTTATATTCAAGGATTTATCAGATAAGTCGCTGCGAGTGATTGAAAAGCGCATTAAAACATTTACATTCAAAAAAGGGAAGCAAATGATTGCGGAGGATGAGGCAGCTAATGGGGTTTACTTCGTTGTTTCCGGGGCAGTCAAACTGACCAAACAGGATGAAAATGGGAATGAAATCATTGTCTGCATCAAGCAAAAAGGAGATATCTTTGCGGAGGCATGCTTGTTTACCCGAAAGACGGAGTTCTATCCAGCAACAGCGACGATGCTCGAAGACGGAGAAATTCTCTTTTTGGATAAGCATGAATTGGAACAGGATTTATACAATTATCCGGAACTCGCCATGCAATTGATCAGCTATATGAGTGATACCCTAAGGGAAATGACCTCACAGCTTCGGGATGTCGCCTTGCTGGACGTTTATGCAAAGACGGTGAAAACGCTCGAACGGCTGGGGAATAAATTTAATACGGGCCAAAACAGATGGGAAATTGAGATTCCGTTGACGGTGCAGGAATTTGCCACGGTTGTCGGCACAACCCGGGAAAGTGTCAGCCGCGTTTTTTCGAAATTGAAAAAGGACGGAATCATTGATATGAAGTCGAGAAAGATCATCATCCGCGACTGGTGCAGTTTGTGCACGCTGCTGCATAAGGAATACTAA
- a CDS encoding cytochrome C — MQKIIISFVISALLGFGIGYLVFDVVMGDSGNEPQVAQTENTDTNQAKEESTDSKETAATTASVSDDNILNKRGCLGCHSVEALNLKGGVTGPDLSKAYENVEGKHGKPIEEFLKQPTSAVMSGVIGGNPLTDDQRQQVLDLLKQASEAK; from the coding sequence TTGCAAAAGATCATTATTAGCTTTGTGATCAGCGCCTTACTTGGCTTTGGTATAGGCTATCTCGTGTTTGACGTTGTAATGGGGGATTCCGGTAACGAGCCCCAAGTGGCACAAACCGAAAACACAGATACCAATCAGGCTAAGGAAGAAAGCACGGATTCTAAAGAGACAGCAGCGACAACAGCTTCTGTCAGTGATGACAATATCCTTAATAAACGCGGATGCCTTGGCTGCCATAGTGTTGAAGCGCTTAACCTAAAAGGCGGGGTAACAGGTCCTGATCTTTCCAAAGCATATGAAAATGTAGAAGGAAAGCATGGCAAACCGATTGAGGAATTCCTAAAACAACCTACATCGGCTGTTATGTCAGGCGTCATTGGCGGCAACCCATTAACAGATGACCAGCGTCAGCAAGTTCTAGACCTGTTGAAGCAAGCATCTGAAGCAAAATAA
- the nosZ gene encoding Sec-dependent nitrous-oxide reductase produces MKKWIPIATGLLAGFVAATITFADFSAKTNTEAAASTKSDAEKVYVPFGQKDDYYLFASGGHSGQMFIYGVPSMRKIRTIPVFSQDSATGYGFDEHSKKLMGGYTWGDLHHPAFSETKGDYDGKWMFATDVGNSRAAVVDLKTFTTKDIIKVPNTAGPHCAAFVTENTEYMFLPTRFAVPLGQKYESLDDYSQKYRGVMSAVTFDEKNVKLNIAYQVALPPWSYDLSDAGKKGSADWAVMTTYNTEEATTTMEVNASQADRDYIVLFNWKELEKMVKEGKYEEVDGQKVIYPEKQKGGIYLVPVAKSPHGVDVTPDGKYFIASGKLAPAMTVFSFEKAFKAVENKEFAGERNGIPILKYKSVMEREVNPENALGPLHTQFDDKGMAYTTMFISSEIVKWDPKTGKTLDRVPVQYSPGHSVAAEGDTVAPDGKWIIALNKIAKDSYLSVGPSHPESMQLIDLSGKKMKVVQSAPVDPEPHYAQMIKADKIKTIEVYPKDPENKDAVYKQGDTKIVRKGNEVHVYGIAMRSRFIFDSKAKRPDEIEVNQGDHVFIHLTNIDFDEDITHGFAINSYDLNMEVQPGQTNTMEFIADKAGTFPLYCTNFCSALHQEMNGYFLVKPKN; encoded by the coding sequence ATGAAAAAATGGATTCCGATCGCTACCGGTTTGCTTGCCGGCTTCGTTGCGGCAACAATTACATTCGCTGATTTTTCCGCAAAGACGAATACGGAAGCGGCAGCAAGCACAAAGAGCGATGCTGAAAAGGTATATGTTCCTTTTGGACAAAAAGATGACTACTATTTATTCGCATCCGGCGGCCACTCTGGTCAAATGTTTATCTATGGTGTGCCATCGATGCGTAAAATTCGAACCATTCCGGTCTTCTCACAGGATTCAGCAACAGGTTATGGTTTTGATGAGCATTCAAAAAAATTAATGGGCGGCTATACATGGGGTGATCTTCACCATCCAGCCTTCTCAGAAACAAAAGGTGATTATGACGGAAAATGGATGTTTGCGACTGATGTCGGTAACAGCCGTGCTGCCGTTGTTGATCTAAAAACCTTTACCACAAAAGACATTATCAAGGTTCCAAACACGGCAGGCCCGCACTGTGCCGCATTCGTAACCGAAAATACCGAGTATATGTTCTTGCCTACTCGTTTCGCCGTGCCGCTTGGCCAAAAATATGAATCACTTGATGACTACAGTCAAAAATACCGCGGTGTTATGTCAGCCGTTACCTTTGACGAGAAGAACGTGAAATTAAATATCGCTTACCAGGTTGCCCTTCCACCATGGTCCTATGACCTTTCTGACGCTGGGAAAAAAGGCTCAGCCGATTGGGCAGTCATGACGACCTATAATACAGAGGAAGCCACAACCACAATGGAAGTCAATGCCTCACAGGCGGACCGTGACTATATTGTTCTTTTTAACTGGAAAGAGCTTGAGAAAATGGTCAAGGAAGGCAAATACGAAGAAGTGGATGGCCAAAAGGTCATTTACCCTGAAAAACAAAAAGGCGGTATTTATTTAGTGCCTGTAGCGAAATCGCCTCATGGTGTCGACGTTACACCGGATGGTAAGTACTTTATTGCTTCTGGTAAATTGGCCCCGGCGATGACCGTATTCTCATTTGAGAAGGCATTTAAAGCTGTTGAAAACAAGGAATTTGCCGGCGAACGCAACGGGATTCCTATTCTTAAATACAAGTCCGTCATGGAAAGAGAAGTAAACCCTGAAAATGCCCTTGGACCGCTTCATACCCAATTTGACGACAAAGGCATGGCCTACACAACGATGTTCATTTCTTCGGAAATTGTGAAATGGGATCCTAAGACGGGTAAAACATTAGACCGTGTTCCTGTTCAATATTCACCAGGTCACTCTGTTGCTGCTGAAGGCGATACGGTAGCACCTGATGGAAAATGGATTATTGCGCTGAACAAAATTGCCAAAGACAGCTACTTATCTGTTGGGCCATCACACCCTGAGTCCATGCAATTAATTGATCTTAGCGGCAAAAAGATGAAGGTCGTTCAATCGGCACCAGTTGATCCGGAACCGCACTACGCACAAATGATCAAGGCCGATAAGATTAAAACAATTGAAGTATATCCTAAGGATCCAGAGAATAAAGACGCTGTTTACAAACAAGGTGATACAAAAATTGTTCGTAAAGGCAACGAGGTTCACGTTTACGGAATTGCGATGCGCTCAAGATTCATCTTTGATTCAAAAGCAAAACGTCCGGACGAGATTGAGGTTAACCAAGGCGATCATGTCTTTATCCATTTAACCAATATTGACTTCGACGAGGATATTACCCACGGTTTTGCCATCAATAGCTATGACTTAAACATGGAAGTACAGCCGGGACAAACAAATACAATGGAGTTTATCGCCGATAAAGCCGGAACCTTCCCGCTCTATTGCACAAACTTCTGCTCTGCGCTGCATCAGGAAATGAATGGCTACTTCCTAGTAAAACCGAAGAATTAA
- the nosD gene encoding nitrous oxide reductase family maturation protein NosD, translating to MKKLTLLSLIFSLLILIKPEKMMAAENLQAMIDSMKEGAVIKLENKTYEGNIVITKPLTIIGSDKTVIKGDGSGNVISVKAPNVKLNKLTVTYSSMNRNSSEEYAAIKIYTNNNTIEHIRIRHSFHGIYLSQAHKNIIRYNDIKGLGKGEIAAQGNGIHVFYANDNLLSHNTVEGTRDGMFFDYANRNKSYDNNITNTRYGLHYMYSDKNIFKRNVFTMNTGGAAVMNSNHLKLENNQFIINYGNQSFGLLLLQANDNYIANNTFYMNQRGLYIDQATRNTIKDNRIVQNQIGVELWASSNDQTFTLNKISENTIPAVTLGGKGERNAWSQHGMGNDWGASFPLTDLNQNGIGDFPVTYHSSLHQLIEDQELTSLFLKSPAITIYEKINATLTNDEVMFNDPHPLAAAKKRHTGILLVVLGLIAGLILLKGRHQLCITFGRNGRKT from the coding sequence ATGAAAAAATTAACGCTCCTATCTTTGATTTTTTCACTTCTTATACTGATAAAACCTGAAAAAATGATGGCAGCCGAAAACCTGCAAGCGATGATCGACTCCATGAAAGAGGGAGCGGTAATAAAGCTTGAGAATAAAACGTACGAGGGCAATATCGTCATTACCAAACCACTGACGATTATTGGCTCAGATAAAACCGTGATCAAAGGGGACGGCAGCGGAAACGTGATTTCTGTTAAAGCACCAAATGTGAAGTTAAACAAGTTGACCGTGACGTATAGCAGCATGAACCGGAACTCTTCTGAAGAATATGCCGCTATCAAGATTTATACCAACAACAATACAATCGAACACATCCGGATCCGCCATTCCTTTCACGGAATTTATTTAAGCCAGGCTCACAAAAATATCATTCGCTATAACGATATTAAAGGGCTTGGAAAAGGAGAAATCGCCGCACAAGGCAATGGGATTCACGTTTTTTACGCCAACGATAATTTATTGTCCCATAACACCGTTGAAGGCACACGGGACGGGATGTTCTTTGACTATGCCAATCGGAATAAAAGCTATGATAATAACATCACCAATACTAGATATGGCCTGCATTACATGTACTCCGACAAAAATATTTTCAAACGAAATGTCTTTACCATGAACACGGGCGGTGCCGCCGTCATGAACTCGAACCATCTGAAACTAGAGAACAACCAATTTATCATTAACTACGGAAATCAATCGTTTGGCTTACTGCTACTGCAGGCCAACGATAATTATATAGCGAACAACACCTTTTACATGAACCAGCGCGGTCTCTACATCGACCAGGCTACAAGAAACACGATTAAAGATAACCGCATTGTCCAAAACCAGATCGGCGTAGAGCTGTGGGCGAGCTCCAACGACCAAACATTTACATTAAATAAGATTTCTGAAAATACGATTCCGGCCGTTACCCTCGGCGGTAAGGGGGAACGTAACGCCTGGAGCCAGCATGGCATGGGCAATGACTGGGGCGCCTCGTTCCCGCTGACCGACTTAAATCAAAACGGCATCGGTGACTTCCCGGTTACCTATCATTCTTCCCTTCATCAGTTGATTGAAGATCAAGAATTAACAAGCCTTTTTTTAAAAAGCCCTGCCATCACGATCTATGAAAAAATAAATGCGACACTTACTAACGATGAAGTCATGTTTAATGATCCACACCCGCTGGCAGCGGCCAAAAAGAGACACACTGGGATTCTACTCGTGGTCCTTGGGCTCATCGCAGGCTTGATTTTACTAAAAGGGAGACATCAACTATGCATTACATTTGGAAGGAATGGAAGGAAAACATAA